The following DNA comes from Kitasatospora sp. NBC_01287.
ACCGTGTCCTGGCATCCAGGGGACGGTTCCCGGCGGTCGTGCGCATCCGCACCGAACCGCTCCGCGGGGCCGAAAACCAGCGGCTACCTGGGGTGATGCCGGCTCACCCGGGGTAGCGCCAAACGGGGTCAGCGAGTGGCGCCCAGGAAGCTCGACCAGCCGCCCGCCGGCGCCTCGCCGACCGACAGCGACTGCAGCTTGCGCAGCACCGCCGGATCCTGCGCCTCCAGCCACTGGACCAGCTGACGGAAGGAGACCAGGCGCACCTCGGGCCGCTCCGCGACGGTCCGCAGCACCTCCTCCACCGCGTTCATGTAGATGCCGCCGTTCCACTGCTCGAAGTGGTTGCCGATGTACATCGGGGCCCGGTTGCTGCTGTAGGCCCGCTCGAAGCCGGCCAGGTAGGAGTCGCGGGCCTGCTGCTGCCAGGCGGCGCGCATCGCCGGGTTGCCCTTGGTGTTGTCGCCGGACTGGTTGAACATGATGTTGTAGTCCATCGAGAGCACCTGGAAGGTGTGCCCGGGGAAGGGGATCGACTGGAGCGGCATGTCCCACAGCGCGCCGCCCTGGATCTTCTGCGGCCAGACCTGGAGCCCGCCGGGGCCGCTGGTGTCGTACTTCCAGCCGCGTGCCGCCGCGGTCGGCAGCAGTCCGCGCTGGCCCTCCAGGCACGGGGTGCGGCCGCCGATCAGCTCCTTGCGGTAGTCGAAGGGCAGCGCGGGCAGGTCGGTGAAGCCGGTGTTGGTCTTCCAGTTCATGACGAAGGACATCGCCTGCTCGATCTCGCTGTCCCAGTCGTCGGGGGACCACTTGCCGCCCCCGTTGGCGCCGCAGAAGTGCCCGTTGAAGTGGGTGCCGATCTCGTGGCCCTCAAGCCAGGCGGAGCTGATCTGGAGAAGCGTGTCGTGGATGTGCTGGTCGCTCAGGTAGCCGATGTCGGAGGCGCCGACGTGGTGCTGCGGCGGGTGGTAGAGGTCCTTCTTGGCCTCCGGCAGGGTGTAGATCCCGCTGAGGAAGAAGGTCATCGAGGCGTCGTGGTCCTTGGCCAGCTGCCGGAAGCGGGAGAAGAGCCGGTCGTCCAGCTCGCCCGCGCCGTCCCAGGAGAAGACCACGAACTGCGGGGGCCGCTCGCCCAGCTCCAGCGCGACCGGCTGCGGCTGCCCCGGCTGGGGGCCGGTGTCGGCGGTGGAGCCGTCGCCGATCAGGGTGGTGGGGGGCTTGGCCGGGGTGCTGGGGTCGGCGGGGGAGGCCGAGGCGGAGGCGCTGCTCGGGACCGGCGCGGCGCCGGCGGGACCCGCGGCGTCGGCCTTGCCGGAGCTGCCGGGGCGGGCGCAGCCGGCGGCCACCGTCGCGGCGCCGGCTGCACCTGCGGCGAGCAGGGTCCGGCGGGACAAGGCGTCCATACATCACTCCAGTTCGGGCGGTTCGGTCGGAGCAGATCCGCTCTGCGCCGGCGGGCGGTGCCGCGCTGGTTGCGGCGGCGGTGGCCCAACGGCGCGGCGGCGCACGATTTGTGGCGAAGGGTCCGCTGAAAGGCCGTTATGGGCGATTTGTCCATCAGCATGGCACGCGACCGGGCGGGACCGCGGGATGGCGCCGGGCGGAACGCCCGTTAGACGGAGCGGCACGGCGTGTCGAGGTGCGCCGGGTGTTGGAGGATCATCAGATTGGACGAGGGCCGCGGGGAGTGCGGCGGGAGGAGCGCGGGGCCATGTGGGAGTCGGTGCAGCACGCCTACCACTCGCGCATCGTCGTACCTGGGCGGGAGCCGCTCTTCCTGCTGCTGATCGGTCTGGTGGCCGCCTTCCTCTTCATCCGGTTCAGCACCCGGATGATCCGCCGCGGTACCTCCTGGTGGCCCGGCAACGTGACCCCGGGCGGCCTGCACATCCACCACGTGGTCTTCGGCCAGGCGCTGATGGTGGTGGCCGGCATCGGCGGCTTCACCTACCACGGAGCCCAGGCCGGGCCGCGCGACGTGCTGGCCACCGCGTTCGGGGCCGGCTGCGGACTGGTGCTGGACGAGTTCGCGCTGGTGCTGCACCTGGAGGACGTGTACTGGAAGGAGCAGGGCCGCAAGTCGGTGGACGCGGTGATCCTGGCCGTCGCGCTGATCGCGCTGCTGCTGCTGGGCCAGCTGCCGTTCGGCGGCTACCTGGGCCGACCCGGGCCCGCGCAGTTGGCGGCGGTCGGGATACTGCTGCTGCTGGTGGTGATCAGTCTGCTCAAGGGCAAGCTGTGGACCGGGCTCATCGGTGTGATGATCCCGCTGCTCGCGGTGGTCGGTGCGATCCGGCTGGCCCGGCCGGGCAGCCCGTGGGCCCGCTGGCGCTACCGCACCCGCCCCAAGCGGATGGCCCGCGCCGAGCGGCGCGAGGCCCGGGTGCACCGGCGGGTGACGGCGGCCAAGGTCGGGGCGTACAACCTGCTGGCCGGCGCGCCGGACGCCGAGCGCGCCACCGAACCGGGCACCGCCGCGCAGCCCGCACCGGAGCCCGCGCCCGCACCGCTGCCCGCGCCCGAACCGGTGCCACCGCGTCCGCTGCCGCCCTGGCGCCGGCGCTGCGCGGTCTTCGCCGAGTGGTACCTGCGGATCGCCGCCGCGCTCAACCTGCTGGCCGGGGTGGTCGCCCCGTTCCGCGAGCGGGTGGACCGGGCCAACACCGGCGACCTCTTCACCCCGGTGCTGGTCACCGCCGGGTTCACCGCCGCGCTCTTCGCCGCCCTGCTCGCGGTGATGCTGCGCCGCCGCAAGCGGGCGGCCTGGATCGTGGCGACCGCGGTGGCCGCGCTCTACACGGTCGTCGCGGCGCTGGCCCTGGCGGTGCTGCCGGAGGACCGCGCGCACCCCTTCAACTGGATCTCGGCCGCGCTCACCGCGCTGCTGCTGGCCGCGCTGCTGGCCGGCAAGCGGGCCTTCCACGCCCGCGGCGCCCGCGGCAACCTGGCGCTCGGGCTGACCGTGCTGGTGGTCGGCGGCGTGCTGGTCACCTCGTTGGGCGCCCTGCTGGTGCGGGTGGGCAGCCGGCCCCGGGCCGACTGGGGCGACTGCTTCAACTACGCGCTGGTGCGCCTGTTCACCGTCTCGGGCTTCGGCCAGGCCGCCTCCCGGCTCACGGTGGACCGGTGGGCCGACCTGGCCGTCAACGTGCTCGGGGCCGCGCTCTTCCTGCTGGTGCTGCGGGTCTTCTTCCGCTCCCCGCACGGGCGGGTGCACCTGGAGCCGGAGGACGAGCGGCGGCTGCGCGCGCTGCTGGAGCGGCACGGTGCCCGCGACTCGCTGGGCTACTTCGCGCTGCGCCGCGACAAGTCGGTCTGCTGGTCGCCCTCGGGCAAGGCCGCGGTGCTCTACCGGGTGGTCAACGGCGTGGCACTGGCCTCCGG
Coding sequences within:
- a CDS encoding phosphatidylglycerol lysyltransferase domain-containing protein, whose translation is MWESVQHAYHSRIVVPGREPLFLLLIGLVAAFLFIRFSTRMIRRGTSWWPGNVTPGGLHIHHVVFGQALMVVAGIGGFTYHGAQAGPRDVLATAFGAGCGLVLDEFALVLHLEDVYWKEQGRKSVDAVILAVALIALLLLGQLPFGGYLGRPGPAQLAAVGILLLLVVISLLKGKLWTGLIGVMIPLLAVVGAIRLARPGSPWARWRYRTRPKRMARAERREARVHRRVTAAKVGAYNLLAGAPDAERATEPGTAAQPAPEPAPAPLPAPEPVPPRPLPPWRRRCAVFAEWYLRIAAALNLLAGVVAPFRERVDRANTGDLFTPVLVTAGFTAALFAALLAVMLRRRKRAAWIVATAVAALYTVVAALALAVLPEDRAHPFNWISAALTALLLAALLAGKRAFHARGARGNLALGLTVLVVGGVLVTSLGALLVRVGSRPRADWGDCFNYALVRLFTVSGFGQAASRLTVDRWADLAVNVLGAALFLLVLRVFFRSPHGRVHLEPEDERRLRALLERHGARDSLGYFALRRDKSVCWSPSGKAAVLYRVVNGVALASGDPIGDPEAWPQAIGRWRELARVNAWVPAVTGAGEQAATVYRRTGLKALEFGDEAIVQVSDFGLEGRSMRTLRQSRNRVRKGGYRALVRRHSEIPEAELDRLVHLADAWRHGRTERGFSMALGRLGDPADGDCVLAECRDENGRTCALLSFVPWGAHGLSLDLMRRDRESPNGLVEFLVTELLLSASTGTLPVTRVSLNFAMFRYVFEQGGKLGAGPVLRLCRAVLRGLSRWWQLESLYRANAKYQPQWEPRFVLYEKSSELPTIAVAAGLAEGFLVRPRLPSVGSLRRGTAAHPSGGAPGAGSSGSRLAGPR